From a single Triplophysa rosa linkage group LG1, Trosa_1v2, whole genome shotgun sequence genomic region:
- the igdcc4 gene encoding immunoglobulin superfamily DCC subclass member 4 — protein MAVENIWFFCLLSLGYCGLSVQEKPLSVELSCGAGPVHVVLEPDRPLLLDCHLGATDPPLNVTWLRDGVVLSEAQTIRPLANGSLLILPTTTDGQAPVGVEGGYSCLSTSSTGALTSRTISLHLASLSHFLQDPEPQVVPVGGTARFECYVDGLPTPSITWEKDQAPLPLPADAPEGSRYISLPNGVLQILGVTKEDKGMYRCVAFNTARKRFSQDASLTVSPGLSQESGVVIVAPPLNSTVVMGRPAVMECMALGEPKPFVSWSRQDGKPIDTDVVVLATNLVIPDTRSHHAGVYVCRANKPKTRDFVSAPAELRVLAPPVILQPPEAVSLSRGNTARFVCNSSGDPPPALRWLKNGEAVQSNARVKAQNPGVLLINQLRLDDAGYYQCIAANSLGTACATAKLSVIVREGLPSPPRHVVAMPHSSTAALLTWEPPEHNSDQIIGFSVHYQRTAGSDNMEYQFAVNNDTTELHVKELLPHTAYTFYVVAYSPMGASRPSQTVTIEMLEDVPSASPQLSLLSTSPTDIRVMWLPLSSQLSRGAITHYRIDYRPLDQADHMNYVEVGGNETQVTLRDLKPNQTYQLRIAAGTRAGFSQPSEWATHHTPNLTQVLFAPAELKVRAKMHSLHITWQPPPNHTQITGYKLSWREVDGDEPTNEENPVINERIQTGQQIKLKKRVKHYEVMGLSPDRLYEVKVWAFNKQAEGYPAIWKGKTEKFTERVRTPNSLPPLPPISVRARANSSTSIWLRWEKPRFSNVRIINYTIRCSPAGIRNASLVSYYISSFQEILLASLKPFTIYEMAVQSNGVDVSGPFSSTVEESTLPDKPSSPPVDMQLSELDSSSVLVSWRPPLEPNGIILTYWILYTGNISHPEHLWINATHKGSLISAEVQGLKSGTRYYFKMGACTEIGVGPFSLVKDVYTPPKKYELDIHSVTGIIVGVCLGLLCILCCMCVSFRNGKTRDVSGVLDSSSLTPQYRRGTRPVPTTTPNCSDCHELETLMPPCTQDHTRPLTEPSEEQSLMGNAGVADDGPPESKPAWNGSVSRNWANRITRYRDTITEYSSALINGALEAPASENSKGGHEERLCSISKNQVEAEVIVHSQLSNTAVEQDPQSDMELCLDSPSSQHPSAGEQATPSSPRQRHATPPPSCAHSEDNHETESPFPPIPSTHISEVLSNHNGPFESGLSQPTVGVAKNQGAGLTNGFHSPKALRLKAETLENGAHRLCQVGKVLPTPALPPSPSSFASSGFVQSTSGAHSYVYP, from the exons GCTTGTCTCATTTTCTTCAGGATCCTGAACCTCAGGTTGTGCCAGTAGGTGGCACTGCCCGGTTTGAATGCTATGTAGATGGTTTGCCCACCCCAAGTATCACCTGGGAGAAAGACCAAGCACCCTTACCGTTACCTGCGGACGCTCCAGAAGGATCCAG gtACATATCTCTCCCTAACGGGGTCCTGCAGATCTTAGGGGTCACTAAGGAAGATAAAGGCATGTACCGCTGTGTGGCCTTCAACACTGCCCGCAAGCGCTTTAGTCAAGATGCATCTCTCACAGTCAGCCCAG GTCTGTCTCAGGAGAGCGGGGTGGTGATTGTCGCTCCGCCACTGAACTCTACGGTGGTCATGGGTCGGCCGGCTGTGATGGAGTGCATGGCTCTGGGCGAGCCCAAACCCTTCGTTTCATGGAGCAGGCAAG ATGGGAAGCCTATAGATACAGATGTGGTTGTCCTGGCAACCAACCTAGTAATTCCTGACACCCGCAGTCACCATGCTGGAGTGTATGTGTGTCGTGCCAACAAACCCAAGACCAGAGATTTCGTCTCGGCTCCTGCTGAGCTTCGAGTACTAG CTCCGCCAGTCATCCTCCAGCCTCCAGAGGCAGTGTCTCTGTCCCGGGGAAATACTGCTCGCTTTGTGTGTAACAGTTCTGGTGATCCTCCCCCCGCCCTGCGCTGGTTGAAGAATGGAGAGGCGGTCCAGTCTAATGCCCGAGTTAAGGCTCAGAACCCTGGAGTTCTGCTGATCAACCAGCTGCGGCTGGATGATGCAGGATACTACCAATGTATTGCTGCCAACAGCCTGGGTACAGCCTGCGCCACTGCCAAGCTCTCCGTCATTGTGAGGGAGGGGTTGCCCAGCCCTCCACGCCACGTGGTGGCCATGCCCCACTCTAGCACAGCCGCGCTGCTCACCTGGGAACCACCTGAACACAACAGCGACCAGATAATCGGCTTCTCTGTGCATTACCAACGCACGGCAG GCTCAGATAACATGGAGTATCAGTTTGCGGTGAATAATGACACAACAGAGCTCCATGTAAAGGAGCTGCTCCCTCACACAGCCTACACTTTCTATGTCGTGGCCTATTCGCCCATGGGGGCCAGCCGCCCGTCACAGACCGTTACCATAGAGATGCTAGAGGATG TGCCCAGTGCTTCTCCCCAATTATCCCTGCTCAGCACATCTCCCACTGATATCAGAGTGATGTGGCTGCCCCTCTCGTCTCAGCTCAGCCGCGGAGCCATCACGCACTATCGCATTGACTACAGGCCACTGGATCAGG CGGATCACATGAACTATGTAGAAGTGGGTGGGAACGAAACACAGGTGACCCTGAGGGACCTCAAACCAAATCAAACATACCAGCTGCGGATAGCTGCGGGCACACGAGCTGGGTTCAGTCAGCCTTCTGAGTGGGCTACACACCACACGCCAAACCTTACTCAGG TGCTCTTTGCTCCCGCTGAGCTCAAAGTGAGAGCCAAAATGCATTCCCTCCACATCACATGGCAGCCACCACCCAATCACACTCAGATCACCGGCTACAAGCTTTCCTGGCGGGAGGTGGACGGAGATGAGCCGACCAATGAGGAGAACCCTGTGATCAATGAGAGAATCCAGACGGGTCAACAGATTAAACTGAAGAAGAGAGTTAAACACTATGAGGTCATGGGCCTCT CTCCCGATCGGCTGTATGAGGTGAAGGTTTGGGCGTTTAATAAACAAGCTGAAGGTTACCCTGCTATCTGGAAGGGCAAAACTGAGAAGTTCACAGAGCGAG TGCGGACTCCCAACTCTCTGCCGCCGTTGCCACCCATCAGCGTCAGAGCTCGTGCGAACAGTTCCACCTCCATCTGGCTTCGCTGGGAGAAGCCGCGCTTTAGCAACGTGCGCATCATCAACTACACTATACGCTGCAGCCCAGCAGGAATACGCAATGCATCGCTGGTCTCATACTATATCAG CTCTTTTCAGGAGATTTTACTGGCATCACTGAAGCCTTTCACCATCTATGAAATGGCTGTGCAGTCTAATGGAGTTGATGTAAGTGGGCCTTTCAGCAGCACCGTGGAGGAGTCCACACTTCCAGACA AACCATCATCTCCTCCTGTGGACATGCAGTTAAGTGAGCTGGACTCATCCTCTGTTTTGGTTAGCTGGCGCCCTCCACTGGAGCCAAATGGTATCATTTTGACTTACTGGATCCTCTACACTGGCAACATTAGTCATCCAGAGCACCTGTGGATAAATGCCACACACAAGG GCTCCCTCATCAGCGCAGAGGTCCAGGGCCTGAAGAGTGGCACACGTTACTATTTTAAGATGGGGGCCTGCACTGAAATAGGGGTTGGACCGTTTTCTCTTGTGAAGGATGTCTATACTCCTCCAAAGAAATACG AGCTGGATATCCATTCTGTGACTGGTATCATCGTTGGGGTGTGTCTTGGTCTTCTCTGCATCCTGTGCTGCATGTGTGTCAGTTTCCGCAATGGGAAAACAAG GGATGTGTCTGGGGTACTGGACTCCAGTTCTTTGACTCCTCAGTACAGGAGAGGTACCCGGCCGGTGCCTACTACCACACCTAACTGCAGCGACTGCCATGAGCTGGAAACACTCATGCCCCCTTGTACACAAGACCACACCAGACCCCTCACAGAGCCCAGCGAGGAGCAGAGTCTCATGGGTAATGCGGGAGTGGCTGATGATGGCCCTCCAGAGTCCAAG CCAGCCTGGAATGGATCAGTTAGTCGGAACTGGGCCAACCGGATCACAAGGTATAGAGATACTATAACTGAGTATTCTTCTGCTCTCATCAATGGAGCTCTAGAGGCACCAGCATCAGAGAATAGTAAG GGCGGTCATGAGGAGAGACTCTGTTCCATCAGCAAGAACCAGGTGGAGGCTGAAGTGATTGTGCATTCGCAGCTGTCCAACACAGCAGTTGAACAGGATCCACAAAGTGACATGGAGCTCTGTCTTGATTCTCCATCTTCCCAGCACCCCTCTGCCGGAGAGCAGGCAACTCCATCATCCCCTCGCCAGCGGCATGCAACCCCCCCTCCTTCCTGTGCCCACAGTGAGGACAACCATGAAACTGAATCTCCATTTCCTCCCATCCCCAGCACTcacatctctgaggtactgtcCAATCACAATGGACCATTTGAGAGTGGGCTCAGCCAGCCAACAGTGGGCGTTGCCAAAAACCAAGGAGCAGGGCTTACTAATGGCTTCCACTCGCCAAAAGCCCTTCGCCTGAAGGCAGAAACTCTGGAGAACGGGGCCCACAGACTGTGCCAGGTGGGAAAGGTCCTGCCCACACCAGCTCTCCCCCCTTCCCCCTCGTCCTTTGCCAGTTCTGGTTTTGTCCAGTCTACCTCAGGGGCGCATAGCTATGTGTACCCCTAA